GAGATGAGGGATGGTAGCCTCCAAGAACCCAGGCATCTCTTTCTATTAAAAACACCAACGGGTTGAAGGCCACCCCGGCAGAGAAAGCTGACCCTTCTGCCGACAATCTTCGGAATTACCTAGAAATAAGGCAAGAATAAAAAACTATTTCCCCTTTTGTTAAAAATAAAAAGGAGAGGGAAAATGGGAAATATCTACGAAAACTCTCTCAAGGTAACAGTAGAAGGAAAAGGAAAAGAAATAGCTAAAAAAGTGCTGGTTACATTTAGAAAACGGTTTGGCAGTGAAGCTTTACTGTTTTAAAGACGAACACAAGTGCCCCGGCTGCAGGTGATATGCGGACAAATTTTATGTCCTTGCTAACAGCCCTGAAGAGGCCCAGAGGATTTTTAAAGAAGACTCTGCTCTTTGCGGGGAGTGTATTGCTGAGTTGATCAGTAAAAAGGGGTATCTGGTTGCAACAGACATAGAAAGCCCCATCCGCCCGCCGACTTTTTAATATGGGTTTTGGTGGCTTCATGATCCTTTCTCCTTGGTATTTAGGAAATATGAACCTCTTCATCCATAATTATTTTATGCAAAATTGCATCAACTTTTTGTTTAATCTGTTTAATTTGTTTATCTAATTGCCAAATTCCTGATTCGATAGTTATTTTTATATCTTCATTTTCAAAATCTTCGAGATTTAATTTATTTTCGTTATATGCGACAGGATTGTAATAGTATTTTGATATTTCTTCTTTTTTAGGACGAGGAAGATCTGGAATTTTAATATATTCCCAGTATTTCTGAGCCAAACTTCCTCCTTGACCACCAACAGAGATATAATCAAGAAATCCTACCAATCTTAAATACCCTAAAAATAATCCTAAAAAAATACTTTCAATCTCCTCTTCTTCACCCCTCTTAAAAATCGTAATACCATGAATATTTGTTATAGCTTTATTATCTATATCAATAAATACACAAAACCTTCCAATAGTTCCTTCAGCTGAAAACAATATTTCTCCTTTGTTTAAGACTTGTAGTTTCCTCGGATTTCCCAAATATTCATATTTAGTTACTGTACCATAATCTGATAAATTTAAGGGTCTAATCAATTTGTAAAAGTTTGGTTTGTATTCTTCAGTATAAATACTTCTCCCAATTTGAGAAACTTGCAAATTTTGCCCCCTTTTAAAGTCAAACCCCAATTCAAAAATATTTTTGGCACCATGAGTATAATTCTCTATAATAAACTGCTTCTTTTTGTAGTTTTCACAAAATACTCCTGCATCTAGCCTACCAGTTTCTTCTAAATCTTTCAGAGTTGGAGGAGTATAATAAAATTTATTCGGCTTTTGGTTTTCTTTTATCTCTCTATCTATTAGATCCATAATCTTATAATATTTCTTTTTTATCTCCGCTTCTTTTCTTATTATTGATCTTGTCAAAAGACTTACAAATTTGATTACTTCATCTGCATTTTGTTGATTTGGAAACGGAATTAGCGTATCTAACCATAATGTTTTTGCGTGTCTTATTGTGGCTCCTCTTGCCGTCAGTAAGTCTATTTGAGCTTTAAAAAACTTGTGCTTCATAAAACCTAACACATAGTATCTTACATCCTCTAAAAATCTCAATCGGACTATTCCACCAGAAATCATAAATTTAGGCACATCTTTATCTAAGTAAGCAACATCTCCAATATTTGCGTCTTTGGCAAGTAAAATATCACCTTTCTGCAAATTAAAATTTTTAAAAGCTGTAGGTAAAATTGGTACTGCACATTCAACATTATTTAATACAGGTAGGAAATAAGATGATTGTAATGCTTTTGTTCTTATAAAATAAAAATTTGATTTGTTTATATAGGCAAATGAGCCAACTTCTTCGCCTTTTGTTGGTTTCTCCAATAATAAATCTCTGAGCTTCTTAACGTTTTTATTTTTAAATGCAAGAATTTTATAGCTACTTGGAGAAAGAGAATGTTTCTCTTCTAAATCCTTATAGGTAATTATATTAGGAATTTGTACATACTCCATGTTATTCACCTAAAAAGAGTTCTTTTAGAGTTTTTTCTTGTCCTAATGCCCATTCTCTGAATTCTTTAATAGTTTCTGTAAATTCTTCATCAAGAATAGGATTTCCTTCCTTATCTGTTTCTATTTCAAAAGTTTTCTCGTTTATTTTCCAAAGAGGATTATAGTATTTTACCCTTCTGGAAGTTCTCACTTCATATCCAACTCGTTTAATATCTTTAATAAAAATCTCGTATCCTTGTTTTTTTAGTTTTTCTAATTCTTTCTTCTTAGGTTTATATGCAATTATCAAAGTGGTATTTGCCCCTGTATCCGCAAATACATTTGGAGGAAGGTCGAAAAGTGCTACTATTCTAACATTCTCCAACAACCACCTCCGTGCCCTTTCCCACCTGTCAATTGATGCGATACTATTTGATTGGACTATACCCATCCTTCCATTTTCTTTTAGTAATCTTACTGCATTTTCTAAAAAAATAAGCCCTAAATCTATCCAGTCTTTCTGTTTACATAAATTCCACAACTCGTAACATTCTGCAATTTTCTTATCTTCAGATGTTTTAGCCCTGTATGCTCTATCTTCGCCAAATGGAGGATTAGTAAGAACAACATCAAACTTTTTTATTTCGGTTTTATCTGGCCAGTTATCCCAATTTCCGTTTTTATGAAATTCAGGTATAATCCCAACAACCTTTCCTGTAACATCAATTTTATGATCTATAGAACCCTTATCGGGAATATAATATAATTTTGCATTTCCATCACCATTAAGAAGCATATTTAATTGGGCTAGCATAATCATCTGTTGATCATTATCTATTCCATATAAATTCGCATCATTTAACTTAGGTACAGAATTAACATAACTTAAAGAAAGAAAATCAGCTATACCAACGCAAGGATCTATTACAGTTTCATCACCTCGTGGGTTTACAATCTTCACCAAGAAATCTATCAACCATATTGGAGTTATAAATTGTCCTTTTCTTTCTTTGGCAAACTCATTGGCAAACCTATAAAATACCAATTGGTAAAGGTCTGTTTTATAAGACTTCACAAAAGAATAGTCCTGAAAATTTTTTACTATTGAGACAATAGCAGAAATATGGGATTTGTTTTTCCAATCAATAATATTTTGCCCTAATATCGTCGGATAAATACCCTTTGCATCATTATATATATCTTTAATTCTACCAATAAACCTTTGAATAGAAGTATCTGCAAGTGATTTATATTTTCTTTCCTCATCAGTAATGTAAAACCTCAACTTTTTCTTTCTATTTCTTTCATTAGTCTTTTCGTCAAATATCTTTAGAGCCAAAGTTTGAATCAATAAGCCATAGCCTATTTGATTAACAAGTCCAACTTTATCTAAGGTTCGAAGTATATTAGAAAGTGCATCGTTTACTTGTTTAGTGTGTATACCAGAAATAGTTTCCAGATCATCGATAGTTCGGTTTGTTCTGTCAATTGTTTTTGGTTTAATTATTTTATTGAGTATATCATGAAAAGAAGGGATACTGAGATAACTGTCAGGCAGATGTAAAGATAAGTCTTTTGTTCCACTCTCTCCTCCCTTTTGGTTTTTTGACTCATCATATCTTAATATTTTGTTATTCTTCTTTTGAAATATCCAAACCCGCTCTGTATCATAATAGAATCCAATAACAAATTCTTTCTCAGATTCTTTCATAGCCGGTTTAAGTTGTTGATTAAAGTATTTTTCAATATCACGCCCATCTTCTTTTTTGAATTCAATAGCTACAATAAGGTGCTTTCTTAACCAATCTAGTGAGTCTTGGTTTTTATTTTGCCAAAAGTCATTATATTTCTCTAACCAATTATCATCGTCAAAAATAGCTCCATCTAGTTTTATTGGTTTTGAGGAAGGGCTTCCTTTTGGAAAATACACCTCAACACCGATAAAATCTTTCGAATATAATCCGCTATAAATAAGAGAATAAATAAATTGCCATTTATAATATTCTTCTATTTTTTTGCCTTTTTCATTTCTGATTTTTATATTCTCAATAATCTTACCGTTCACAGGGACCAAACTTTTCTTTAAAAAAGAGATACTTCCATATTCTTTGTCAAATTCTTCTTTAGCTTTAAGAAATGATTTAGTAAGTTCGCCTGAAACCACATTACCTAATTTAAGCTGTTTAGTCATGTTTTCTCCCCTTCTTAAATTTTTTAATTTCCTTTTTCATAAATAATTCAAATTGTTTAGATAAGATAATGCGCCCTTTTCTTCGCAGTATTTTTTATATTCATCTAAATTTTAGAATCAACAGATAAGGTTACTCTTTTGCTTGCCATGTTCCAACCTCTTTATGTATCATTATTGGTATACCAACTGCCTTTCCCCTTTCTGGCAACAAAGTCTATACCTCCCCACTCCACCAGGCCTGAGCTGTAAACCTTTATTTTATAAACAGGACAACAGCCAAAGCAGGGCGTTCTTTCCAGGGTAATGTAATCAAATGGATGAACTTCGTTTATCATCGCCGCCTTCTTTGCCGGAATTGCTATCGGCTCTCGAATAACAGCTTTTTCCTAAGATAGTACCAACTACCGCTCCTGTAATTCCTC
The Caldisericia bacterium genome window above contains:
- a CDS encoding N-6 DNA methylase, whose protein sequence is MTKQLKLGNVVSGELTKSFLKAKEEFDKEYGSISFLKKSLVPVNGKIIENIKIRNEKGKKIEEYYKWQFIYSLIYSGLYSKDFIGVEVYFPKGSPSSKPIKLDGAIFDDDNWLEKYNDFWQNKNQDSLDWLRKHLIVAIEFKKEDGRDIEKYFNQQLKPAMKESEKEFVIGFYYDTERVWIFQKKNNKILRYDESKNQKGGESGTKDLSLHLPDSYLSIPSFHDILNKIIKPKTIDRTNRTIDDLETISGIHTKQVNDALSNILRTLDKVGLVNQIGYGLLIQTLALKIFDEKTNERNRKKKLRFYITDEERKYKSLADTSIQRFIGRIKDIYNDAKGIYPTILGQNIIDWKNKSHISAIVSIVKNFQDYSFVKSYKTDLYQLVFYRFANEFAKERKGQFITPIWLIDFLVKIVNPRGDETVIDPCVGIADFLSLSYVNSVPKLNDANLYGIDNDQQMIMLAQLNMLLNGDGNAKLYYIPDKGSIDHKIDVTGKVVGIIPEFHKNGNWDNWPDKTEIKKFDVVLTNPPFGEDRAYRAKTSEDKKIAECYELWNLCKQKDWIDLGLIFLENAVRLLKENGRMGIVQSNSIASIDRWERARRWLLENVRIVALFDLPPNVFADTGANTTLIIAYKPKKKELEKLKKQGYEIFIKDIKRVGYEVRTSRRVKYYNPLWKINEKTFEIETDKEGNPILDEEFTETIKEFREWALGQEKTLKELFLGE
- a CDS encoding restriction endonuclease subunit S; translation: MEYVQIPNIITYKDLEEKHSLSPSSYKILAFKNKNVKKLRDLLLEKPTKGEEVGSFAYINKSNFYFIRTKALQSSYFLPVLNNVECAVPILPTAFKNFNLQKGDILLAKDANIGDVAYLDKDVPKFMISGGIVRLRFLEDVRYYVLGFMKHKFFKAQIDLLTARGATIRHAKTLWLDTLIPFPNQQNADEVIKFVSLLTRSIIRKEAEIKKKYYKIMDLIDREIKENQKPNKFYYTPPTLKDLEETGRLDAGVFCENYKKKQFIIENYTHGAKNIFELGFDFKRGQNLQVSQIGRSIYTEEYKPNFYKLIRPLNLSDYGTVTKYEYLGNPRKLQVLNKGEILFSAEGTIGRFCVFIDIDNKAITNIHGITIFKRGEEEEIESIFLGLFLGYLRLVGFLDYISVGGQGGSLAQKYWEYIKIPDLPRPKKEEISKYYYNPVAYNENKLNLEDFENEDIKITIESGIWQLDKQIKQIKQKVDAILHKIIMDEEVHIS